In the Kineosporiaceae bacterium genome, one interval contains:
- a CDS encoding tRNA (adenine-N1)-methyltransferase — protein MTSTEPTGAAGRRGPLRAGERVQLTDPKGRLHTITLNPGSQFHTHRGLFGHDELIGRPEGWVVRNTAGVDYLALRPLLADYVLSMPRGAAVVYPKDAGQIVAMGDIFPGARVVEAGVGSGALTMSLLRAVGDGGRVYSFERRADFATIARANVEAFFGTAHPAWHLTVADLVEGLTSWLEEESFEPVDRVVLDMLAPWECLDAVGRVLAPGGVLVCYVATATQLSRLAEALRGHGGYTEPSAWESMVRGWHLEGLAVRPQHRMVGHTGFLMTSRRMADGVAAPPRRRRPAGTTREATAETEAAWDEWASDGEWSAADVGERPVSTKKVRRTVRAVQPADEAGPA, from the coding sequence ATGACCTCCACGGAACCGACCGGCGCTGCGGGTCGGCGGGGGCCGTTGCGAGCCGGGGAGCGAGTACAACTCACCGACCCCAAGGGCCGGCTGCACACCATCACCCTCAACCCCGGGAGCCAGTTCCACACCCATCGTGGGCTCTTCGGCCACGACGAGTTGATCGGGCGTCCGGAGGGCTGGGTGGTCCGCAACACCGCCGGCGTCGACTACCTCGCGCTGCGACCGTTGCTCGCCGACTATGTCCTGTCGATGCCGCGGGGTGCCGCGGTGGTCTATCCCAAGGACGCCGGCCAGATCGTGGCCATGGGCGACATCTTCCCCGGCGCGCGAGTGGTCGAGGCGGGGGTGGGTTCCGGAGCGCTCACCATGTCGCTGCTGCGGGCCGTGGGCGACGGCGGCCGGGTCTACTCGTTCGAACGCCGCGCCGACTTCGCCACCATCGCCCGGGCCAATGTCGAGGCGTTCTTCGGCACCGCGCATCCGGCCTGGCACCTCACCGTCGCCGATCTGGTGGAGGGTCTGACGTCCTGGTTGGAGGAGGAGTCGTTCGAACCGGTCGACCGCGTCGTCCTCGACATGCTCGCCCCCTGGGAGTGTCTCGACGCCGTGGGCCGCGTGTTGGCTCCCGGGGGAGTGCTGGTCTGCTACGTGGCGACCGCCACCCAGTTGTCGCGGCTGGCCGAGGCACTGCGCGGTCACGGCGGCTACACCGAGCCGTCCGCCTGGGAGTCGATGGTGCGCGGTTGGCACCTCGAGGGACTGGCCGTCCGACCGCAACACCGTATGGTCGGGCACACCGGCTTCCTGATGACGAGCCGACGCATGGCCGACGGGGTCGCCGCACCACCTCGCCGGCGGCGTCCGGCCGGCACGACGCGCGAGGCGACAGCCGAGACCGAGGCGGCCTGGGACGAGTGGGCCTCGGACGGCGAGTGGTCCGCTGCCGATGTCGGCGAACGTCCGGTATCGACCAAGAAGGTGCGTCGGACGGTGCGTGCCGTGCAACCGGCCGACGAGGCGGGGCCGGCCTGA
- a CDS encoding ABC transporter permease, translating to MKLGEAFASALTALRANRLRSALTMLGVIIGVGAVVILVAIGSGAKREVERQVEGLGSNLILVVPGQVQFGSAPALSRLQLEDVAFLGRVVGNRDAVAATVSSGEQVRVGSRSVFATVNGTTETVPLVFDRPLARGRYLSAGDVETRRRVAVLGSQTARTLFGDVDPVGRQVTVAGVRFRVIGVFTEIGSTFGVSRDLEVHVPVTAAQRLFGVDRIDALAVKAPNLDTIDALQSRIIAALGDKYEGETFSAVTQTQILGTVGSILSLLTVVLAAIAGISLVVGGVGVSNIMLVSVRERTREIGLRKALGARQRDVLAQFLVEAVVLTTIGGVLGMGLGVGAALIADRFTELPAEIAWWSLALAFGVSVAVGVFFGVFPARRAGALEPVEALRTE from the coding sequence GTGAAGCTCGGGGAGGCCTTCGCCTCGGCACTGACCGCCCTGCGTGCCAACCGGTTGCGCAGCGCGCTGACCATGCTCGGGGTGATCATCGGCGTGGGCGCGGTGGTGATCCTGGTGGCGATCGGCAGCGGCGCCAAGCGTGAGGTGGAGCGCCAGGTCGAGGGGCTCGGATCGAACCTGATCCTGGTGGTGCCCGGGCAGGTGCAGTTCGGCTCGGCCCCGGCGCTCAGTCGGCTGCAGCTCGAGGACGTCGCGTTCCTGGGCCGGGTGGTGGGCAACCGGGACGCCGTGGCCGCCACCGTGTCGTCCGGCGAGCAGGTGCGGGTGGGCAGCCGATCGGTGTTCGCCACCGTCAACGGCACCACCGAGACGGTGCCCTTGGTCTTCGACCGGCCGCTGGCTCGCGGTCGGTACCTGTCGGCCGGGGACGTCGAGACCCGCCGGCGGGTCGCCGTCCTGGGGTCGCAGACCGCGCGCACGCTGTTCGGTGATGTCGATCCGGTGGGACGCCAGGTCACCGTGGCCGGGGTGCGGTTCCGGGTGATCGGGGTGTTCACCGAGATCGGTTCGACCTTCGGGGTCAGTCGCGATCTCGAGGTGCACGTGCCGGTCACGGCGGCGCAGCGCCTGTTCGGGGTGGACCGGATCGACGCCCTGGCGGTCAAGGCGCCCAACCTCGACACCATCGACGCGCTGCAGTCGAGGATCATCGCCGCGCTGGGCGACAAGTACGAGGGCGAGACGTTCTCGGCGGTCACCCAGACCCAGATCCTGGGCACCGTCGGCAGCATCCTCAGCCTGCTCACCGTCGTCCTGGCGGCCATCGCCGGCATCTCACTGGTGGTCGGCGGGGTGGGGGTCTCGAACATCATGCTGGTCTCGGTGCGGGAACGAACCCGCGAGATCGGCCTGCGCAAGGCGCTCGGGGCGCGGCAACGCGACGTCCTGGCCCAGTTTCTGGTCGAGGCCGTGGTTCTGACCACCATCGGCGGCGTGCTCGGGATGGGCCTGGGGGTGGGCGCCGCCCTGATCGCCGACCGCTTCACCGAGTTGCCCGCCGAGATCGCCTGGTGGTCCCTGGCCCTGGCGTTCGGCGTCTCGGTGGCGGTCGGAGTCTTCTTCGGCGTCTTCCCCGCCCGCCGGGCCGGCGCCCTGGAACCCGTCGAAGCCCTCCGCACCGAGTAA
- a CDS encoding efflux RND transporter periplasmic adaptor subunit, with product MSTRLPSRLPTLITVFVLAAGGLSGCTNDQPTGIEVGAVERATVTEVVEAPATFTARASASVSSPAAATVVSLTVRDGQRVSAGQELLRLESPSARSTLQQAEQADAAASASGRVSLPRVDLSLVDQADRTADAAFAQTSKAADALPEGALRSATLAQLAAARADHAAAQRAARQTIGQLNAGLGSLGRLAASLAQAQRAQTRAAVIAAQAAVEALTVRAPISGTVTFGGAAPSGTNSGASGGSAGTDLSAALDQVPSSLRAQAQSLVGGSAGSNASIVTDLAVGTPVSAGSALLTVTDVSELGLSASIDETDVVMVRVGVTAEIELDALPGMRYPAVVRSVDLQPTTSARGGVTYQVRLRLDPAGPSRTGLRPGMSAVARLNVRTAEQAISVPAAAVFRDESGDAVWLVNDGVAQRRPVTLGAQGAERIEIVKGLAVGDRVVIRGADKVGAGQRVTP from the coding sequence GTGTCGACCCGATTGCCCTCGCGGCTGCCTACGCTGATCACCGTGTTCGTGCTGGCCGCCGGCGGGCTCAGTGGGTGCACGAACGATCAGCCCACGGGGATCGAGGTGGGTGCGGTCGAACGCGCCACGGTGACCGAGGTGGTGGAGGCTCCGGCGACGTTCACCGCCCGGGCCAGCGCCTCGGTCAGCTCGCCCGCCGCGGCGACGGTGGTGAGTCTCACGGTCCGCGATGGCCAGCGGGTCAGCGCCGGTCAGGAGTTGCTGCGGCTGGAGAGTCCCTCGGCGCGTAGCACGTTGCAGCAGGCCGAGCAGGCGGACGCCGCGGCGTCCGCCTCGGGGCGGGTGAGCCTGCCGCGGGTCGATCTGTCGCTGGTCGATCAGGCCGACCGGACGGCGGACGCGGCCTTCGCCCAGACCAGCAAGGCGGCCGACGCCCTGCCCGAAGGGGCCTTGCGCAGCGCGACGCTGGCCCAGTTGGCGGCGGCGCGGGCCGACCATGCGGCCGCTCAGCGCGCTGCCCGGCAGACCATCGGCCAGCTCAACGCCGGGCTGGGCAGTCTCGGTCGGCTCGCCGCCTCACTCGCCCAGGCGCAGCGGGCCCAGACCCGTGCCGCGGTGATCGCTGCGCAGGCTGCCGTGGAGGCACTCACCGTCCGGGCGCCGATCTCGGGCACGGTCACCTTCGGTGGGGCCGCGCCGTCCGGTACCAACTCGGGGGCCTCGGGTGGCTCGGCAGGCACCGACCTCTCGGCGGCCCTCGACCAGGTGCCCTCCAGCCTGCGGGCACAGGCCCAGTCGCTGGTGGGGGGTTCGGCCGGCTCGAACGCCTCGATCGTCACCGATCTGGCGGTCGGCACACCGGTTTCGGCCGGGTCGGCCCTGCTCACCGTGACCGATGTCTCCGAACTGGGCCTGAGTGCCTCGATCGACGAGACCGACGTCGTCATGGTGCGGGTCGGCGTCACCGCCGAGATCGAACTCGATGCGCTGCCCGGCATGCGCTACCCCGCCGTCGTGCGCTCGGTCGACCTGCAGCCGACCACCTCGGCCCGGGGCGGGGTGACCTATCAGGTGCGGCTGCGCCTCGACCCGGCCGGGCCGTCGCGCACCGGCCTGCGCCCGGGCATGTCAGCCGTGGCACGACTGAACGTCCGAACCGCCGAACAGGCGATCTCGGTACCCGCCGCGGCGGTGTTCCGTGACGAGAGCGGGGACGCCGTGTGGCTGGTGAACGACGGCGTGGCGCAGCGTCGTCCGGTCACGTTGGGTGCGCAGGGCGCCGAACGGATCGAGATCGTCAAGGGGCTCGCCGTGGGCGACCGGGTGGTCATCCGGGGCGCGGACAAGGTCGGCGCCGGGCAGCGGGTCACCCCGTGA
- the arc gene encoding proteasome ATPase: MSRNDESSGSDPSSGAAEVARLQAQVTQLASQNDRLASTLRDARDQIVALKAEVDRLAQPPNTFGVIVALSEPDDDGPAGTVEIFTSGRKMRVGLSPSIDLDTLHPGQEVMLNEAFNVVAARDFDRTGEIVILKELLDDDRALVVAHADEERVVHLAGPLIGQKLRVGDAFTMDPRSSFIFEKVPRAEVEELVLEEVPDIEYEDIGGLASQIEQIRDAVELPFLHPDLFREHGLKPPKGILLYGPPGCGKTLIAKAVANSLAKKAAEARGLKEAKSYFLNVKGPELLNKYVGETERHIRLIFARAREKASDGTPVVVFFDEMDSLFRTRGSGVSSDVETTIVPQLLSEIDGVERLENVIVIGASNREDMIDPAILRPGRLDVKIKIQRPDAEAAKDIFSKYLTTDLPLHPVDLAANDGAAAATVEAMIMRTVERMYTETEENQFLEVTYANGDKEILYFKDFNSGAMIQNIVDRAKKTAIKDLLETGQRGIRLDHLLIACVDEFKENEDLPNTTNPDDWARISGKKGERIVYIRTIIQGKQGTEPGRTIDTVANTGQYL, encoded by the coding sequence ATGAGCAGGAACGACGAGTCGTCTGGATCGGATCCGTCGAGTGGTGCAGCCGAGGTGGCCCGGTTGCAGGCGCAGGTGACGCAGCTGGCATCTCAGAACGATCGATTGGCCTCCACCTTGCGCGATGCCCGCGATCAGATCGTGGCGCTCAAGGCCGAGGTCGATCGGCTGGCCCAGCCGCCGAACACGTTCGGGGTGATCGTCGCCCTGAGTGAGCCCGACGACGACGGGCCGGCCGGAACGGTCGAGATCTTCACCTCGGGGCGCAAGATGCGCGTCGGGTTGAGTCCCTCGATCGACCTGGACACGTTGCACCCCGGTCAGGAGGTCATGCTCAACGAGGCGTTCAACGTGGTCGCCGCGCGCGATTTCGATCGCACCGGCGAGATCGTGATCCTCAAGGAGCTGCTGGACGACGACCGAGCCCTGGTCGTGGCTCACGCCGACGAGGAGCGCGTGGTGCACCTGGCCGGCCCGCTGATCGGCCAGAAGCTCCGCGTCGGTGATGCCTTCACCATGGACCCGCGGTCGAGCTTCATCTTCGAGAAGGTGCCGCGTGCCGAGGTCGAAGAGCTGGTGCTCGAAGAGGTGCCGGACATCGAGTACGAGGACATCGGTGGTCTGGCATCGCAGATCGAGCAGATCCGCGACGCCGTCGAGCTGCCGTTCCTGCACCCCGACCTGTTCCGCGAGCACGGTCTCAAGCCGCCCAAGGGCATCCTGCTCTACGGCCCGCCCGGCTGCGGCAAGACCCTGATCGCCAAGGCGGTGGCCAACTCGCTGGCCAAGAAGGCCGCCGAGGCGCGTGGGCTCAAAGAGGCCAAGAGCTACTTCCTCAATGTCAAGGGTCCCGAGCTGCTCAACAAGTACGTCGGTGAGACCGAACGGCACATCCGGCTGATCTTCGCCCGGGCCCGGGAGAAGGCCTCCGACGGAACCCCGGTCGTGGTGTTCTTCGACGAGATGGACTCGCTGTTCCGCACCCGCGGATCCGGGGTGTCCAGCGATGTCGAGACCACGATCGTGCCGCAGCTGCTCAGCGAGATCGATGGGGTCGAGCGTCTCGAGAACGTGATCGTGATCGGTGCCTCGAACCGAGAGGACATGATCGACCCGGCCATCCTGCGTCCCGGCCGGCTGGACGTGAAGATCAAGATCCAGCGTCCGGACGCCGAGGCGGCCAAGGACATCTTCTCCAAGTACCTGACCACCGACCTGCCGCTGCACCCGGTCGATCTGGCAGCCAACGACGGGGCCGCCGCGGCCACGGTCGAAGCGATGATCATGCGCACCGTGGAGCGGATGTACACCGAGACCGAGGAGAACCAGTTCCTCGAGGTCACCTACGCCAACGGCGACAAGGAGATCCTCTACTTCAAGGACTTCAACTCCGGCGCGATGATCCAGAACATCGTCGACCGGGCCAAGAAGACCGCGATCAAGGATCTGCTCGAGACCGGCCAGCGCGGGATCCGGCTCGATCACCTGCTCATCGCCTGTGTGGACGAGTTCAAGGAGAACGAGGACCTGCCCAACACCACCAACCCCGACGACTGGGCGCGGATCTCGGGCAAGAAGGGTGAGCGGATCGTCTACATCCGCACCATCATCCAGGGCAAGCAGGGCACCGAGCCCGGCCGCACCATCGACACCGTCGCCAACACCGGCCAATACCTCTGA
- a CDS encoding ABC transporter ATP-binding protein, whose protein sequence is MAAGVAAVEAIDVRRTYRVGTVEVQALRGVSLRVAAGDYVALIGPSGSGKSTLMHLLGLLDRPTSGQLMVNGRDVRTLDDDGLAAQRNRTIGFVFQAFQLLARTTAVDNVALPLIYRGVARRERRERAVAALESVGLGHRLDHRPAQLSGGEQQRVAIARALVGDPALLLADEPTGNLDTATGTEVMAILEQLNRERGVAVMLVTHDREVAARARRQVRMRDGLVLDDVATDGAVLDVTALDDTARDRGGESAS, encoded by the coding sequence GTGGCGGCTGGGGTGGCAGCGGTGGAGGCGATCGACGTCCGGCGGACCTACCGGGTCGGCACGGTCGAGGTGCAGGCGCTGCGCGGGGTCTCGTTGCGGGTCGCCGCGGGCGACTACGTGGCACTGATCGGGCCGTCCGGGTCGGGCAAGTCCACCTTGATGCACCTGCTGGGGCTGCTCGACCGGCCGACCTCGGGGCAGCTCATGGTCAACGGTCGCGACGTGCGCACCCTGGACGACGACGGGCTGGCAGCACAGCGCAACCGCACCATCGGGTTCGTGTTCCAGGCGTTTCAGCTGCTGGCCCGCACGACGGCGGTCGACAACGTGGCGCTGCCGCTGATCTATCGCGGGGTGGCACGGCGCGAACGCCGGGAACGCGCGGTCGCGGCGCTGGAGTCGGTTGGCCTGGGGCACCGGCTCGATCACCGGCCCGCCCAACTGTCCGGTGGTGAGCAGCAACGGGTGGCGATCGCGCGAGCCCTGGTCGGTGACCCGGCGCTGCTGCTCGCGGACGAGCCGACCGGCAACCTCGACACCGCCACCGGAACCGAGGTGATGGCGATCCTGGAACAGCTCAACCGTGAGCGGGGGGTCGCGGTGATGCTGGTGACCCACGACCGCGAGGTCGCGGCCCGCGCCCGCCGCCAGGTGCGGATGCGCGATGGCCTGGTGCTGGACGACGTGGCAACCGACGGCGCGGTGCTGGACGTGACGGCGCTCGACGACACCGCACGCGACCGGGGCGGGGAGTCGGCCTCGTGA
- a CDS encoding NUDIX domain-containing protein, translating to MSEIVSEIVSEELVALYDPDDPVGRVVGAAPRSRMRAENLPHAASSILVRRSDGRILVHQRAATKDLWPSRFDLACGGVVAAGESPLDCARRELAEEVGIEGVELRPLLTTWYRDERTHGLVFLYETTWDGEVHFADGEVAEAWWLDPAELDAWLADENRVFVPDSSMLYPMIGDPVADDGPWPVGATVLYRFGRLGRSSFVRPATVIADGPDELVLWITEGTATVREVHRDGRDLREASLAERATGPRRRVVGQWRSHGIYVRIPARPTGWAVWHFFEADGRLSGWYGNLEAAQIRRRTCRGTYLVDTADHALDVWVPRPDSPASPLQPQWKDEDEFAAFTGLPHRWPAEQASAIRAAGERFGALARAGAPPFDGCWTTPPAETVAAAQLPPDWDLPHIAGP from the coding sequence GTGAGTGAGATCGTGAGTGAGATCGTGAGTGAGGAGCTGGTCGCGCTCTACGACCCGGATGATCCGGTCGGACGCGTCGTCGGGGCGGCCCCGCGCTCGCGGATGCGGGCCGAGAACCTGCCGCACGCGGCGTCCAGCATTCTGGTGCGGCGCAGCGACGGGCGGATCCTGGTGCACCAGCGCGCGGCGACCAAGGATCTGTGGCCCAGTCGGTTCGACCTGGCGTGCGGCGGGGTCGTCGCCGCCGGCGAGAGCCCGCTGGACTGCGCCCGGCGCGAACTGGCCGAGGAGGTCGGCATCGAGGGGGTCGAGCTGCGGCCGCTGCTGACCACCTGGTACCGCGACGAGCGCACTCATGGCCTGGTCTTCCTGTACGAGACGACGTGGGACGGCGAGGTGCACTTCGCCGACGGCGAGGTCGCCGAGGCCTGGTGGCTCGACCCGGCCGAGCTGGACGCCTGGCTGGCCGACGAGAACCGGGTCTTCGTGCCGGACTCGAGCATGCTCTACCCCATGATCGGCGATCCGGTGGCCGACGACGGCCCGTGGCCGGTCGGGGCCACGGTGCTCTACCGATTCGGGCGGTTGGGGCGGTCCTCGTTCGTGCGGCCGGCGACGGTGATCGCCGACGGCCCGGACGAGTTGGTGCTCTGGATCACCGAGGGCACCGCCACGGTGCGCGAGGTGCACCGGGACGGTCGCGACCTGCGCGAGGCCTCGTTGGCCGAGCGGGCCACGGGGCCGCGGCGCCGGGTCGTCGGGCAGTGGCGCAGTCACGGCATCTACGTGCGGATCCCGGCCCGGCCCACCGGGTGGGCGGTGTGGCACTTCTTCGAGGCCGACGGCCGCTTAAGCGGCTGGTACGGCAATCTCGAGGCAGCGCAGATCCGCCGCCGGACCTGCCGGGGCACCTATCTGGTCGACACCGCCGATCATGCCCTGGATGTCTGGGTGCCTCGTCCGGACTCCCCCGCATCACCCCTGCAGCCGCAGTGGAAGGACGAGGACGAGTTCGCGGCGTTCACCGGCCTACCGCATCGTTGGCCCGCCGAGCAGGCGTCGGCGATCCGTGCCGCGGGCGAACGCTTCGGCGCGCTGGCTCGGGCCGGTGCCCCGCCGTTCGACGGGTGCTGGACGACGCCGCCCGCCGAGACGGTCGCCGCCGCGCAGCTGCCCCCTGATTGGGATCTGCCCCACATCGCCGGGCCGTGA